One segment of Pseudomonas pohangensis DNA contains the following:
- the rpsL gene encoding 30S ribosomal protein S12, giving the protein MATINQLVRQPRKRIVEKSDVPALQNCPQRRGVCTRVYTTTPKKPNSALRKVCRVRLTNGFEVTSYIGGEGHNLQEHSVVLIRGGRVKDLPGVRYHTVRGSLDTTGVKGRNQARSKYGTKRPK; this is encoded by the coding sequence ATGGCAACTATCAACCAGCTGGTACGTCAGCCGCGCAAGCGCATCGTCGAGAAAAGCGACGTGCCGGCGCTGCAGAACTGCCCGCAGCGTCGCGGTGTATGCACTCGTGTATACACAACAACGCCGAAAAAACCGAACTCGGCACTGCGTAAAGTGTGTCGTGTACGTTTGACCAATGGTTTTGAAGTCACTTCCTATATCGGCGGTGAAGGTCATAACCTGCAAGAGCACAGTGTGGTTTTGATCCGTGGCGGTCGTGTTAAAGACCTGCCAGGTGTGCGTTATCACACGGTCCGTGGCTCGCTTGATACTACCGGCGTTAAAGGCCGTAATCAGGCTCGCTCGAAGTACGGTACCAAGCGTCCCAAGTAA
- the rpsG gene encoding 30S ribosomal protein S7: MPRRRVAAKREILDDPKYGSQILAKFMNHVMESGKKAVAERIVYGALDTVKARKNSDPLEIFEKALDAIAPLVEVKSRRVGGATYQVPVEVRPSRRNALAMRWLVDYARKRGEKSMALRLAGELLDAAEGKGAAVKKREDVHRMAEANKAFSHYRF, translated from the coding sequence ATGCCAAGACGTCGTGTAGCAGCAAAGCGTGAAATTCTGGACGATCCGAAATACGGAAGCCAGATTCTCGCCAAATTCATGAACCACGTGATGGAAAGTGGCAAAAAGGCCGTGGCAGAGCGCATCGTTTATGGTGCTTTGGATACGGTCAAGGCGCGCAAGAACAGTGACCCCCTGGAGATCTTCGAGAAAGCTCTCGACGCCATCGCTCCGCTGGTCGAAGTGAAGTCCCGCCGTGTTGGCGGTGCGACTTACCAGGTTCCGGTTGAAGTTCGCCCATCTCGTCGAAATGCACTGGCCATGCGCTGGCTGGTTGATTACGCGCGCAAGCGCGGTGAGAAGTCCATGGCGCTGCGTTTGGCCGGTGAGTTGCTGGACGCTGCTGAAGGCAAAGGCGCTGCAGTGAAAAAGCGTGAAGACGTCCATCGTATGGCAGAAGCCAACAAGGCTTTCTCGCACTATCGCTTCTAA